AAGAACTTCTATTACTGTTGGATTAATTTCATAAACAAGGCGATAAGAATAGATGATAAGTTCCCTTATATTTGAATCTCCTATTTCCGGCACTACTCTGCCACAGTTGGGAAAATCATTTAATTTCTCTGCTTTCTCAACAATATCTTGTGATATCTTTTTTGCATAAAATTTAGAATCTATTGATATATAATCATGAATACGTCTTAAATCCTCTTTTGCAGGAAGAGACCATTTTACCATGATTCCATTTCTTTTCTTAAATCTTCAATTGATATTACATC
Above is a genomic segment from bacterium BMS3Abin08 containing:
- a CDS encoding plasmid stabilization system protein yields the protein MVKWSLPAKEDLRRIHDYISIDSKFYAKKISQDIVEKAEKLNDFPNCGRVVPEIGDSNIRELIIYSYRLVYEINPTVIEVLGIIHGKQDFPSAEFGTLRK